In Caballeronia sp. SBC1, the DNA window GCGTAACTTCCTGCTCGCCAATGCCACGCTGTTTATCGCGTTCTCCATGATGTGCGGATGGTCGCATAGCTTGCCCATGATGATCGCCGGGCGCATTGGGCAGGGCTTCGCAGGCGGCGCGATGATCCCGACCGCGCAGACCATCATTCGCACCCGGCTGCCACGCTCGCAGATGCCCGTCGGCATGACGATGTTCGGCTTGATCGTGTTGCTGGGTCCGCTGCTGGGACCGGTGCTCGGTGGATGGTTGGCGGAAAACATCAGCTGGAGCTGGTGCTTCTTTATCAACCTGCCTGTTTGTATTGCGCTGATCACCTTGCTGATCGTCGGACTGCCGTCGGACCGGCCGCAGTGGAGCACGTTTTTCAAGGCGGACTGGGTCGGCATTATTGGCCTCACAATCGGCCTGAGCTCGTTGACCGTCGTGCTCGAAGAAGGTCAGCGCGAACGCTGGTTCGAGTCCAGCATGATCGTCTCGCTGACCTGCGTGTCGCTGGTAGGCATGATGCTGATCGCCATTTCGCAACTGACTGCGCAGCGGCCGATCATGCGCCTGAACCTGATGCGCAACCCGCGTTATGCAAGCGTCATTGTCATTGTGTTTGCGGTCGGCGCGGGGCTGTATGGCGTGTCGTATCTGCTGCCGCAGTTCCTCGGCATAGTGTCCGGATACAACGCGCAGCAGTCGGGAGCCATCATGCTGATATCGGGCGTGCCGGCGTTCCTGATCATGCCCATCCTGCCGCGCATTCTCGGCAAGCTCGACTTTCGCATGCTTGTGATCGGTGGACTGTTGTTGTTTGCGTTGAGCTGCATGCTCGATATAGACCTGACTGCCCAGAGCGTTGGCCACGATTTCTTCTGGTCCCAGCTAATACGCGGCTTTGCGCAAATCCTCGCGTTGATGCCGTTGAACCAGGCGTCCATGGCGGCGGTCTCGCGCGAGGATTCAGGCGATGCAGCCGGCCTCTACAACATGGCCCGCAATCTTGGCGGCTCGGTTGGCCTCGCCATCATCGGGACCGTGATCGACCGGCGCACCACCTTTCATACCGCGATGATCCGCGAATCCCTGACGGCGAACTCGCTGGTCGGTCAGGAGCGCGTGGCGTCGAGCACCGCGAGCTGGTTCGCGCAAACCGGCGACATGGCTTACTCCAAAATGCGTGCGCTCGGCCAGATAGCCGCGCAGATCCATATGCAGGCTACTGTCATCACGTACTCCGAAACGTTCTATTTGCTCGGTCTCGCGCTGCTTGCCTGCGTGCCGCTCGCGCTCCTCCTGAAGACTCCGCGCGGTCCCGTTTCGACGTCCGCCGGCCATTGACGGCAAAGACACTATCCACGATGTTCCCTCGCCCTACTACTCCTTTTTTACTAACGCTGCTGGCGTCCGTCTGCGCGCTTTCGGCCTGCACCGTCGGCCCCGACTACGCCGGTGCGCCGCAGGTGGCGCCCGACGCGGCGCATGCCCCCAACTTCGTGCGTACGCCCGCGGTCGGCATGGTTTCCACACGCGCACCGAGTCAATGGTGGTTGTCGCTCAA includes these proteins:
- a CDS encoding DHA2 family efflux MFS transporter permease subunit; the encoded protein is MADVTTAAASSPAAPAPEAERASAADWLAVAAGSLGALMATLDISITNSALPQIQGEIGATGTEGTWISTGYLMSEIVMIPLAAWLTRVFGLRNFLLANATLFIAFSMMCGWSHSLPMMIAGRIGQGFAGGAMIPTAQTIIRTRLPRSQMPVGMTMFGLIVLLGPLLGPVLGGWLAENISWSWCFFINLPVCIALITLLIVGLPSDRPQWSTFFKADWVGIIGLTIGLSSLTVVLEEGQRERWFESSMIVSLTCVSLVGMMLIAISQLTAQRPIMRLNLMRNPRYASVIVIVFAVGAGLYGVSYLLPQFLGIVSGYNAQQSGAIMLISGVPAFLIMPILPRILGKLDFRMLVIGGLLLFALSCMLDIDLTAQSVGHDFFWSQLIRGFAQILALMPLNQASMAAVSREDSGDAAGLYNMARNLGGSVGLAIIGTVIDRRTTFHTAMIRESLTANSLVGQERVASSTASWFAQTGDMAYSKMRALGQIAAQIHMQATVITYSETFYLLGLALLACVPLALLLKTPRGPVSTSAGH